The following proteins are encoded in a genomic region of Triticum dicoccoides isolate Atlit2015 ecotype Zavitan chromosome 1B, WEW_v2.0, whole genome shotgun sequence:
- the LOC119321241 gene encoding polyubiquitin-like gives MKRRATMDPHQEQQAESYKIHVKMLKTVAIDVSCTDTVDHIKSKVSAIEGIDKCSQELFFSGIHLKNDDKLADYNIMANSSVDLFVTDGMQITVKIPSVGKTINLNVRKSNKVADVKAEIEQKVGILMNNQILMYAGRQLEDNQLLSQCDLRNEQPLHVLVSPVDKLRIFVNVRGERTVSVNVKCWYTVADVKLMIEISEGLPASTHVLMRTQSGVEVVLAEGQTLQDQSVKNNDILVLQQKVQVFLKTWEGKSLTMSLPLSNTTEEVMKKIGYRLPMKEGMYYLCYRGHILSSGDTLEKHDVQNNSTIDIRLRNSRVVEPKLKNGKDAPRNFI, from the exons atgaagcggcgGGCCACCATGGACCCCCACCAGGAGCAGCAGGCGGAAAGCTACAAG ATCCATGTGAAGATGCTGAAAACAGTTGCCATTGATGTGAGCTGCACCGATACAGTTGATCATATTAAATCTAAAGTTAGTGCCATTGAGGGGATTGACAAATGCTCGCAAGAGCTATTCTTTTCTGGGATTCACTTGAAGAATGATGACAAGCTTGCTGATTACAACATCATGGCAAACTCTTCTGTCGACCTTTTCGTCACAGACGGGATGCAAATTACTGTCAAGATTCCCTCGGTTGGGAAGACCATCAATCTCAATGTCAGGAAATCCAACAAGGTGGCtgatgtcaaagcagagattgaacAAAAAGTGGGAATTCTAATGAACAACCAAATCCTGATGTATGCAGGTCGACAGCTTGAGGACAATCAGCTGTTAAGTCAGTGTGACTTGAGGAATGAGCAGCCACTTCATGTTTTGGTTAGCCCGGTTGACAAGCTGCGCATTTTTGTCAATGTTAGAGGTGAAAGAACTGTTAGTGTAAATGTGAAATGCTGGTATACTGTTGCTGATGTCAAGTTGATGATTGAGATATCGGAGGGTTTACCAGCATCAACACATGTACTCATGCGAACTCAATCCGGTGTTGAGGTGGTACTTGCAGAAGGTCAAACCCTGCAGGATCAGAGTGTCAAAAACAATGATATTCTCGTGTTGCAGCAGAAAGTCCAGGTCTTCCTCAAGACATGGGAGGGGAAGAGCTTAACAATGTCTCTGCCACTGTCCAACACAACAGAGGAAGTCATGAAGAAGATTGGATACAGGCTGCCGATGAAGGAAGGCATGTACTATCTCTGCTACAGGGGCCACATTCTGTCTTCTGGAGATACGCTTGAGAAGCATGACGTCCAGAACAACTCCACCATTGATATCCGCCTTCGGAACTCCAGAGTGGTGGAACCAAAGCTAAAGAATGGCAAGGATGCTCCTCGTAACTTCATTTAG
- the LOC119321251 gene encoding uncharacterized protein LOC119321251 translates to MGNSFPTRSASPAQLGRTHDPCFKWKIHDFSVLLERGAMPINSALFHFSGHKWFLRVTPSHKKFFAVPPYVALSLGLSVGSLDLEPDYTIEAAFVLAIYNHSNGLYYGSEASYMFHINNTNSTLECLIPLKELLKSPGFLAGDCCVFGVEILKVDVFPHEKEAVVVQKKAPTVQNLFIQKNGFVTRNCTLTMSNFLELNLKHFVRSAMFEIDGHKWYLGIYPRGDQYSTSYLSLYLCMDASDKLPPESGKLVELSLSIMDQKHGQHYTRKSPALVVFAGECRWGWSNFIPLSIFRDPSSGYLVRSCCIVKAEITTVGSSNGGEVLADGKMNLLNCDPNSSTGLTRRSTIGVGVALTSTRTSTTHLLVLQRFMYCPLIYPI, encoded by the exons ATGGGCAACTCCTTCCCTACACGTTCAGCAT CTCCTGCACAACTGGGGAGGACACATGATCCATGCTTCAAATGGAAGATTCATGACTTCTCGGTTCTACTTGAGAGAGGAGCTATGCCAATTAACTCTGCCCTTTTTCACTTCTCTGGGCATAAGTG GTTTCTCCGAGTCACTCCATCGCATAAAAAATTCTTCGCTGTACCTCCATATGTTGCTCTTTCTCTTGGCCTGAGCGTAGGAAGTTTGGACTTGGAGCCAGATTACACAATTGAGGCAGCGTTCGTGTTAGCAATATATAATCATTCAAATGGGTTGTATTATGGATCTGAAG CTAGCTACATGTTCCATATCAACAATACAAACTCAACGCTAGAATGCTTGATTCCTCTTAAAGAACTACTGAAATCACCAGGTTTTCTGGCTGGTGATTGCTGTGTCTTTGGTGTGGAGATATTAAAAGTTGATGTCTTCCCTCATGAAAAGGAGGCTGTTGTGGTTCAGAAGAAGGCTCCCACGGTTCAGAACCTCTTCATCCAGAAGAATGGATTCGTCACAAGGAACTGCACCTTGACCATGAGCAATTTTCTTGAGTTGAATCTGAAGCACTTTGTCCGCTCTGCCATGTTTGAAATTGACGGACATAAATG GTACCTTGGCATCTATCCTCGTGGTGACCAGTACAGCACGAGTTACCTCTCCTTGTACTTATGCATGGATGCTTCGGACAAGCTCCCTCCTGAATCTGGAAAGCTGGTTGAGTTGAGTTTATCCATCATGGACCAAAAGCATGGGCAACATTACACCAGAAAATCTCCAG CTCTTGTGGTGTTTGCGGGCGAATGTCGCTGGGGATGGTCCAACTTCATTCCACTCAGCATATTCAGGGATCCATCCAGTGGCTACCTTGTACGGTCGTGCTGCATTGTCAAGGCGGAGATAACTACCGTCGGTTCATCCAATGGTGGCGAGGTCTTAGCTGATGGCAAGATGAatttgttaaattgtgatccaaattctagtaCCGGGTTGACTAGACGTAGTACAATCGGTGTGGGCGttgcgttgacgtcgacgcgtacgagtacaactcatttacttgtcctccaaagattcatgtattgccctcttatataccccataTAG